One Phycisphaerae bacterium RAS2 DNA window includes the following coding sequences:
- the pepN_2 gene encoding Aminopeptidase N, giving the protein MKRGTALASFFFILFPAMAARGEGSPPHFPADRPLDVKHIKLDARVDLKAKTFDSVAKLDFTALRDVETIRLNAVNFAVRGLRVTTDGSEPTRCDFENDGEHLTITLPRKLATGQNATVEIEYRVEDPRAGLSFFAPKPNDPEVPYLMWSQGQAITNRYWVPCFDHPNERQTTEIICRVDAPNIAISNGKMMEQRDNGDGTRTFHWKQDQPHVAYLMTLVVGEFYVEEETWRGRPVTYYVREKYKDRIKNSFAHTTKMLDFFSDKIGVEYPWPKYAQVCCYGFGGGMENTSATTLTERTLHDDRAHVDEDSDGLVAHELAHQWWGDLLTCKEWAHIWLNEGFATYFEALWDEESLGADEFAWNMRGKARGAIEGGKTRPIVERNYKDPDEQFDSRAYPKGAWVLHMIRRRLGDELFWKMLNTYATRHQYQTVETSDLRRAIEDLTGRTFERFFHDWTERPGAPEVKVSYSWSAEESLAEVRVQQTQKDDAFHFPLTLEFVFDGKAPPKRIARDVTTKDVTWLLPLASRPRMVRVDPDFAVLMTLTEEKPRDCWEAQLSDDPSVLGRARAVEYFKKKGTAQDATVLAARLMKEPYYGVQSTIADALGEVQGDVARDALLAGLKIENPKARRAVVTALGKFADEPDVASAIEELVTAGDPSYRVEAAAIEACADLSDEPIEFLRDLLDRDSDDEIIRSAVLESIGRHGDYQDAHELIEWSKPGSPHECRAAAARALGEMFSSGTFDDHPEAQEMAVDALRDCLKETPRNVQNAALGALASAGDKARPALRDVEKLTRTGLLRVRSAAERTLKAIREKTPAKLEWEDLRDELDELKEEKAELIRRIERLEAKRPAAPDEDKSVEPVGK; this is encoded by the coding sequence ATGAAGCGAGGAACTGCCCTTGCATCGTTCTTTTTCATCCTGTTTCCGGCAATGGCGGCGCGCGGCGAGGGAAGTCCGCCGCACTTCCCAGCCGACCGCCCGCTTGATGTGAAACACATCAAGCTCGACGCCCGGGTCGATCTGAAAGCCAAGACTTTCGACAGCGTGGCGAAGCTGGACTTCACCGCCCTGCGCGACGTGGAGACGATTCGCCTCAATGCGGTCAACTTCGCGGTGCGCGGCCTGCGCGTCACGACCGACGGCAGCGAACCGACGCGCTGCGACTTCGAGAACGACGGCGAACACTTGACGATCACGCTGCCGCGCAAACTTGCTACCGGCCAAAACGCGACGGTCGAGATTGAATACCGCGTCGAAGACCCGCGGGCCGGTTTGAGTTTCTTCGCGCCGAAACCGAACGACCCTGAAGTGCCCTATCTCATGTGGTCGCAGGGGCAGGCCATCACCAACCGCTACTGGGTCCCCTGCTTCGACCATCCCAACGAGCGACAGACGACGGAGATCATCTGCCGCGTCGACGCCCCAAACATCGCCATCAGCAACGGCAAGATGATGGAGCAGCGCGACAACGGCGACGGCACGCGGACCTTCCACTGGAAACAGGATCAGCCGCACGTCGCCTATCTCATGACGCTCGTCGTCGGCGAGTTCTACGTCGAGGAGGAGACTTGGCGCGGGCGGCCGGTGACGTACTACGTCCGCGAGAAGTACAAGGATCGCATCAAGAACTCGTTTGCCCATACGACGAAGATGCTCGACTTTTTCTCCGACAAGATCGGCGTCGAATACCCCTGGCCCAAGTATGCCCAGGTCTGCTGCTACGGCTTCGGCGGCGGCATGGAGAACACCAGCGCCACGACGCTCACCGAGCGGACCCTGCACGACGACCGGGCGCATGTCGACGAAGACAGCGACGGCCTCGTGGCACATGAACTCGCCCATCAATGGTGGGGCGACCTGCTCACGTGCAAGGAATGGGCACACATCTGGTTGAACGAAGGCTTCGCGACGTACTTCGAAGCCCTCTGGGACGAGGAATCGCTCGGCGCGGACGAGTTCGCCTGGAACATGCGCGGCAAGGCGCGCGGCGCAATCGAAGGCGGCAAGACCCGCCCCATCGTCGAGCGGAACTACAAGGACCCCGATGAGCAGTTCGACAGCCGGGCCTACCCAAAGGGCGCGTGGGTGCTGCACATGATCCGTCGGCGGCTGGGCGATGAATTGTTCTGGAAGATGCTCAACACCTACGCGACGCGGCACCAGTACCAGACCGTCGAGACCAGCGACCTGCGCCGCGCGATCGAGGATCTGACCGGCCGCACCTTTGAGCGATTCTTTCACGACTGGACCGAGCGACCCGGCGCGCCGGAGGTGAAAGTCAGTTACTCGTGGAGCGCCGAGGAATCGCTCGCTGAAGTGCGCGTGCAACAGACACAGAAGGACGACGCGTTTCATTTTCCGCTCACTCTGGAGTTCGTGTTCGACGGCAAAGCGCCGCCCAAGCGCATCGCGCGCGACGTGACGACAAAAGACGTGACGTGGCTACTGCCGCTGGCGAGTCGGCCGCGCATGGTGCGTGTCGATCCGGACTTCGCCGTGCTGATGACGTTGACGGAAGAGAAGCCACGCGATTGCTGGGAGGCGCAGCTAAGCGATGATCCCTCCGTGCTGGGCCGCGCTCGCGCCGTGGAGTACTTCAAGAAGAAGGGTACGGCGCAGGACGCAACGGTGTTGGCAGCGCGCCTGATGAAGGAGCCGTACTACGGTGTGCAATCGACCATCGCCGACGCGCTGGGTGAGGTCCAGGGCGACGTCGCTCGCGATGCCCTGCTGGCCGGGTTGAAGATTGAGAACCCCAAAGCGCGACGGGCGGTCGTCACCGCGCTGGGCAAGTTCGCCGATGAGCCGGACGTAGCCAGCGCCATCGAGGAACTCGTGACCGCCGGCGACCCGAGTTACCGCGTCGAGGCGGCCGCGATCGAGGCCTGCGCCGACCTGAGCGACGAACCGATCGAGTTTCTGCGCGACCTGCTTGATCGTGACTCCGACGATGAGATCATTCGCAGCGCGGTGCTCGAATCGATCGGCAGGCATGGCGACTACCAGGATGCGCACGAGCTGATCGAGTGGAGCAAGCCCGGCTCCCCGCACGAATGCCGCGCGGCGGCGGCGCGAGCGCTAGGGGAGATGTTTTCATCGGGCACGTTCGACGATCACCCGGAAGCACAAGAGATGGCGGTTGACGCTTTGCGGGACTGCCTGAAGGAAACGCCGCGGAACGTGCAAAACGCAGCCCTCGGCGCGCTCGCGTCGGCCGGCGACAAGGCGCGACCCGCCCTGCGCGACGTCGAGAAGCTGACACGGACGGGATTGCTGCGTGTCCGATCCGCCGCCGAACGGACCTTGAAAGCGATCCGCGAGAAGACGCCCGCGAAGCTTGAGTGGGAGGACTTGCGCGACGAGCTGGATGAATTGAAAGAAGAGAAGGCCGAGCTAATTCGCCGGATTGAGCGATTGGAAGCCAAACGCCCAGCCGCACCGGACGAAGACAAGAGCGTCGAGCCGGTGGGCAAGTAA
- a CDS encoding HD domain protein produces MNRPDAWNLVCEFVESDSLRRHMLAVEAAMRHYAERLGGDVEQWGLVGLLHDFDYERWPEPPAHTREGAKILRERGVDEEIVGAILSHAEWNLDEHPRDRPLRKTLFAVDELCGFITAAALVRPTRLAGMEPSSVKKKLKTPAFAAAVSREDIAAGAELLGIPLDDHIRNCIAALSTVASELGLAVS; encoded by the coding sequence ATGAACCGCCCCGACGCATGGAACCTCGTCTGCGAATTTGTCGAATCCGACTCCCTGCGCCGGCACATGCTTGCCGTCGAAGCCGCGATGCGACATTACGCCGAGCGATTGGGCGGCGATGTTGAGCAGTGGGGACTCGTCGGCCTGTTGCACGATTTCGACTACGAGCGCTGGCCCGAGCCGCCCGCTCACACGCGCGAGGGGGCAAAGATCCTCCGCGAGCGCGGCGTGGATGAGGAAATCGTCGGCGCGATCCTCTCCCACGCCGAATGGAACCTTGACGAACATCCGCGCGACCGGCCTCTGCGAAAAACGCTCTTCGCCGTCGATGAGTTATGCGGTTTCATTACGGCCGCGGCACTGGTGCGTCCAACCCGTCTCGCCGGCATGGAACCGTCGAGCGTGAAGAAGAAGCTCAAGACGCCCGCCTTTGCCGCCGCCGTCAGCCGCGAAGACATCGCGGCCGGGGCCGAATTGCTGGGCATCCCGCTGGACGACCACATCCGAAACTGCATCGCGGCCCTGTCCACGGTAGCATCCGAACTGGGTTTGGCGGTATCCTAG
- the asd gene encoding Aspartate-semialdehyde dehydrogenase, with protein sequence MSSSHSSLSKARIAILGATGAVGQEFLDILHARGVPSDNLHLLASARSAGQKVTYAGRELTVQEVRADSFHGIDIALFSAGASVSRQWAPVAVEAGAYVVDNSSAFRMDAGVPLVVPEINPQAIGDARIIANPNCSTIIMNMAVWPLHRVNPVRRIVVSTYQSASGAGMQAMLELQEQARDVLEGRPVSPKVLPYQIAFNLFSHNSAMQVDGYNQEEQKMVAETRKIFGAPNIAITATCVRVPVLRAHSESVNVTFERPMPEAEARAILEGAPGVRVLDDRAANRFPMPLDATGEDDCLVGRIRQDISQPDGRGIDLFVVGDQLRKGAALNAVQIAELLRANA encoded by the coding sequence ATGAGTAGCAGTCACAGTTCCCTCTCCAAAGCTCGCATCGCCATCCTCGGCGCGACCGGCGCGGTCGGGCAGGAATTTCTGGATATCCTTCACGCACGCGGCGTGCCGAGCGACAACCTCCACTTGCTGGCGTCGGCGCGATCGGCCGGGCAGAAGGTGACCTATGCCGGACGCGAACTGACCGTGCAGGAAGTTCGCGCTGATTCATTCCATGGCATCGACATTGCCCTGTTCAGCGCCGGCGCATCGGTAAGCAGGCAATGGGCGCCGGTCGCGGTGGAGGCTGGGGCCTACGTGGTAGACAACAGCTCCGCGTTTCGCATGGACGCGGGCGTGCCGCTGGTCGTGCCCGAAATCAACCCGCAGGCCATCGGCGACGCGCGGATCATCGCCAACCCCAACTGCTCGACGATTATCATGAACATGGCCGTGTGGCCGCTGCATCGTGTGAATCCCGTCCGCCGAATCGTCGTCAGCACTTATCAATCCGCAAGCGGCGCGGGCATGCAGGCCATGCTGGAACTTCAGGAACAGGCCCGCGATGTGCTCGAAGGTCGCCCGGTCTCGCCCAAGGTGCTGCCGTACCAAATCGCGTTCAACCTGTTTTCGCACAACAGCGCGATGCAGGTTGATGGCTACAACCAGGAAGAGCAGAAGATGGTCGCCGAGACGCGAAAGATCTTCGGCGCACCGAACATCGCCATCACGGCGACGTGCGTGCGCGTGCCCGTGTTGCGGGCGCACAGCGAGTCGGTGAACGTCACGTTTGAGCGGCCGATGCCGGAGGCCGAGGCGCGCGCGATACTAGAAGGCGCGCCGGGCGTGCGCGTGTTGGACGACCGGGCGGCCAATCGCTTCCCCATGCCCTTGGACGCCACAGGAGAAGACGATTGTCTGGTCGGTCGCATCCGGCAAGACATCAGCCAGCCCGATGGCCGCGGAATCGACCTGTTCGTGGTGGGCGATCAGCTCCGCAAGGGCGCGGCGCTGAATGCCGTGCAGATTGCGGAATTGCTACGAGCCAACGCATGA
- a CDS encoding 3-deoxy-D-manno-octulosonic-acid kinase yields MTRALTASCSVENAPASPRWMDWMDGAHRWRAAADHADMLRGGGIDWFNLRADATTTLVKRNSHRDVWSVSCGGREYFAKYYHPHSVSDRIKLRLRGPAAMSEWKIGTYAAEHGVCAVAPVAIAWDDRRGGTGTSLLVTEAVRDVSPLNEFWLAVRDDPRRATQLSESLARLIARAHQCGFQHDDMHPGNILARHRGDACEVFFVDLHKARTARPVGMREIASNLAQLNQWFRRHATRSQRLRFLQSYLTHRDAFASTSPYARHFRIDAGRLTADLAVQADLHANKLWSKRDRRTARDSRYFSRIKPAPGWRGHVLLQCKHPSPTALASRLTYKKAQWKEWLREPLAWVDPTKHDLLKDSHTATVCKAMLPVQPESVPVIVKRHLPRNGWKWLIHALGPSRNRRSWKIANMLSNRDLPVAAPMLVLERYVARFVRVDSLLMTEFVQNSVDLETFLTRDLAQVSPDRQREVKNQLIDAVVRLLKAFYERGFVHRDLKAPNLLVVWPAPYTTPPLLTFIDMDGISHVRRTTETQQLRGVVRLCASLLSSPACTASDKLRFLKQFLCGPGRTAAAWKLYWRTIYGRVCTKMADKEIRRQWKLANYGRV; encoded by the coding sequence ATGACGCGCGCCTTGACTGCTTCCTGTTCAGTGGAAAATGCTCCGGCCAGCCCGCGCTGGATGGACTGGATGGATGGCGCGCATCGCTGGCGCGCCGCTGCGGACCATGCCGACATGCTGCGCGGCGGAGGGATTGACTGGTTCAATCTTCGTGCCGACGCGACGACGACACTGGTGAAGCGAAACAGCCACCGTGACGTCTGGAGCGTGTCGTGCGGCGGGCGTGAGTACTTCGCCAAGTATTACCATCCGCACAGTGTGTCCGACCGGATCAAGCTTCGGCTTCGCGGGCCGGCCGCCATGAGTGAATGGAAGATCGGGACCTACGCTGCCGAACATGGCGTCTGCGCAGTCGCGCCAGTCGCGATTGCGTGGGATGATCGCCGCGGGGGCACGGGTACGTCGCTTCTGGTGACCGAGGCCGTGCGTGATGTCTCGCCATTGAATGAATTCTGGCTCGCGGTACGCGATGACCCTCGCCGCGCAACACAGCTTAGCGAATCACTGGCCCGCCTGATCGCACGAGCGCACCAGTGCGGTTTTCAGCACGACGACATGCACCCGGGCAACATTCTCGCGCGGCATCGCGGCGACGCCTGCGAGGTCTTCTTTGTCGATTTGCACAAGGCGCGCACGGCCCGGCCGGTCGGCATGCGCGAGATTGCCTCGAACCTGGCACAACTCAACCAATGGTTCCGACGGCACGCAACCCGCTCGCAGCGCCTGCGGTTTCTGCAGTCGTACCTGACCCATCGCGATGCGTTCGCCAGCACCAGCCCGTATGCACGGCATTTTCGAATCGACGCCGGCCGACTCACCGCTGATCTCGCGGTTCAGGCGGACCTGCACGCCAACAAACTTTGGTCGAAGCGCGACCGACGCACCGCGCGCGACAGCCGATACTTCTCGCGCATCAAGCCCGCACCAGGCTGGCGCGGCCACGTGTTGCTGCAATGCAAGCATCCGTCGCCGACCGCCCTGGCATCCAGGCTCACCTATAAGAAAGCCCAATGGAAGGAATGGCTGCGCGAGCCGCTGGCGTGGGTCGATCCGACGAAACACGACCTGCTCAAGGACTCGCACACGGCGACGGTCTGCAAAGCGATGTTGCCGGTCCAGCCGGAATCGGTGCCGGTGATCGTAAAGCGCCACCTGCCGCGCAACGGTTGGAAATGGCTGATTCATGCATTGGGGCCGTCGCGCAATCGCCGATCGTGGAAGATCGCCAACATGTTGAGTAACCGCGATCTGCCGGTGGCGGCGCCGATGCTGGTGCTGGAGCGGTACGTCGCGCGGTTTGTTCGGGTTGATTCGCTGCTGATGACGGAGTTCGTGCAGAACTCGGTCGATCTTGAGACGTTTCTCACACGCGATCTCGCGCAGGTATCGCCCGATCGGCAGCGCGAGGTGAAGAACCAACTGATCGACGCCGTGGTGCGATTGCTGAAAGCGTTTTATGAGCGCGGCTTCGTTCATCGCGACCTGAAGGCGCCGAACCTTCTTGTCGTCTGGCCCGCGCCCTATACGACGCCCCCGCTTCTGACTTTCATCGACATGGACGGCATCAGTCACGTCCGCCGCACGACGGAGACACAGCAGCTTCGCGGGGTTGTGAGGCTGTGTGCCAGTTTATTGTCCAGCCCGGCCTGCACCGCGTCGGACAAGCTCCGATTCCTCAAGCAATTCCTGTGCGGGCCCGGCCGAACCGCCGCCGCGTGGAAGCTCTACTGGCGCACGATCTACGGTCGCGTCTGCACCAAGATGGCCGACAAAGAAATTCGCCGCCAATGGAAGCTCGCGAACTACGGCCGAGTCTAA
- the prfB gene encoding Peptide chain release factor RF2: MEPPRWKNSRPASPRCGTLFDLPTKKKLLKEKEDLMSAPGFWDSGKAAQSTIADLKSLKAIIDPVEAVTRRADDIAVLYELGKSENDDATLAEADQERVALAEELDRVSLMALLSGPNDGRDCYFSIQAGAGGTEACDWSSMLFRMYLRYFERKGYKVEELDRKDGEEAGIQSVNLLIKGPYAYGYMSTEQGVHRLVRISPFNAQGKRQTSFAAVDVLPVFPESNIELPEKDLEITAFCRSSGAGGQNVNKVASAVRIKHIPTGIVAECVNERSQAQNKQQAMAMLVSKLEALEEAKREGEMAKINAAKGDIAWGNQIRNYVLDDPRVKDLRTGIESGNPQKVLDGAIDEYIEAMLRLRAEKRAKEPVRAASEKKP, from the coding sequence ATGGAACCGCCACGCTGGAAGAACTCACGGCCCGCATCACCGCGCTGCGGGACTCTCTTTGACCTCCCCACCAAGAAGAAGCTGCTAAAAGAAAAAGAAGATCTGATGAGCGCCCCCGGATTCTGGGATTCGGGCAAGGCCGCGCAATCCACCATTGCTGATTTGAAGAGTCTCAAAGCGATCATTGACCCGGTCGAAGCGGTCACGCGCCGCGCCGACGACATCGCCGTGTTGTACGAGCTCGGCAAATCGGAGAATGATGACGCGACGCTCGCCGAGGCCGATCAGGAACGCGTGGCGCTGGCCGAGGAGCTGGACCGCGTGTCGTTGATGGCGCTGCTGTCCGGCCCGAACGACGGGCGCGATTGCTACTTCTCCATCCAGGCCGGCGCGGGCGGGACCGAGGCGTGCGACTGGTCATCCATGCTCTTTCGCATGTACCTGCGGTACTTCGAGCGCAAGGGCTACAAAGTCGAAGAGCTGGACCGCAAGGATGGCGAAGAAGCCGGCATTCAGTCGGTCAACCTGCTTATCAAAGGCCCCTACGCCTACGGGTACATGAGCACCGAGCAAGGGGTTCACCGGCTCGTGCGCATCAGCCCGTTCAACGCACAGGGCAAGCGCCAGACGAGTTTTGCCGCGGTGGATGTGCTTCCGGTATTCCCCGAAAGCAACATCGAGCTTCCGGAGAAGGACCTGGAAATCACGGCCTTTTGTCGAAGCAGCGGCGCGGGCGGGCAGAACGTCAACAAGGTAGCGTCCGCCGTGCGCATCAAGCACATTCCAACAGGCATCGTCGCTGAATGCGTGAACGAGCGCAGCCAGGCGCAAAACAAGCAGCAGGCCATGGCGATGCTGGTCTCGAAACTGGAAGCCCTGGAAGAGGCGAAGCGCGAAGGCGAAATGGCGAAGATCAACGCCGCGAAAGGCGACATCGCCTGGGGGAATCAGATTCGCAACTACGTGCTGGATGACCCTCGAGTGAAAGACCTGCGCACCGGCATCGAGTCGGGCAATCCGCAGAAGGTGCTCGACGGCGCGATCGACGAATACATCGAGGCCATGTTGCGGCTCCGCGCCGAGAAACGGGCGAAGGAACCGGTTCGAGCGGCCAGTGAAAAAAAGCCGTAG
- the phoA gene encoding Alkaline phosphatase precursor, producing MDNTDTHSNPGARKSRANWLLRIVLLIALAVLGACIFDFQTKPLLITGPMVQLPHDGGLSVVWEMKGDWMVNGAVQVSGTDGLEKTVGTSGGASPGKQRFQVAIEDVKPGATYTYTLVNRGWFRDVPVAGPFTVTTPPLPGKSFRFACFGDSGSGSNSQAELAELIASKKPDVVIHTGDLIYPAGDINDYRPKFFEPYKDLITSCFFMPSLGNHDCATQRGAPFLEVFDLPQNGPKGIPRERNYWFDYGDARFVALDSNDIFPAGVITALDRKEKVGPWLREVLKGAGGRWKFVYFHHPFYTHSKHAAEGAAYMKESYVDIFEECGVDVVFTGHNHLYERTAPIRKDQVMPEGQGVVYVVSGAGGAERYAKRPNPPAYLRVAVDDVFSFTLVELSATRFELKQINESDAVIDTYAIEKTGTSMAGKAQSD from the coding sequence ATGGATAACACCGACACCCACTCAAACCCCGGCGCGCGGAAGTCGCGGGCCAACTGGCTGCTTCGGATCGTGCTGCTGATTGCGCTGGCGGTGCTTGGCGCGTGCATCTTCGACTTTCAGACGAAGCCCTTGCTGATCACCGGACCGATGGTTCAGTTGCCGCACGACGGTGGATTGAGCGTCGTCTGGGAAATGAAGGGTGATTGGATGGTGAACGGCGCCGTGCAGGTTTCCGGCACGGACGGATTGGAAAAGACCGTGGGAACATCCGGCGGCGCGTCGCCGGGGAAACAGCGATTTCAGGTGGCGATAGAGGACGTCAAGCCGGGGGCGACGTACACCTACACCCTCGTCAATCGCGGCTGGTTTCGCGATGTGCCCGTGGCCGGCCCGTTCACGGTGACCACGCCGCCGTTGCCGGGCAAGTCGTTTCGCTTCGCTTGCTTTGGCGACAGCGGCAGCGGCAGCAACAGCCAGGCCGAACTGGCCGAGCTGATCGCTTCGAAGAAGCCGGATGTCGTGATCCACACCGGCGACCTGATCTACCCGGCCGGCGACATCAACGACTATCGCCCCAAGTTCTTCGAGCCGTACAAGGATCTCATCACGAGTTGCTTCTTCATGCCGAGCCTCGGCAATCACGATTGCGCCACCCAGCGCGGCGCGCCCTTTCTCGAGGTGTTTGACCTGCCACAGAACGGGCCGAAGGGAATCCCGCGGGAGCGGAACTATTGGTTCGACTACGGCGATGCGCGGTTCGTCGCGCTGGACTCGAACGACATCTTTCCGGCCGGTGTCATCACCGCGCTGGATCGCAAGGAAAAGGTCGGCCCGTGGCTGCGCGAGGTGCTGAAGGGCGCGGGCGGCAGGTGGAAGTTTGTTTACTTTCACCACCCGTTTTACACCCACAGCAAGCACGCGGCCGAAGGCGCGGCCTACATGAAAGAGTCGTATGTCGATATATTCGAGGAGTGCGGCGTCGACGTGGTCTTCACCGGGCACAACCACTTGTACGAGCGCACCGCGCCGATCCGCAAGGATCAGGTCATGCCTGAGGGGCAGGGCGTGGTTTACGTGGTGAGCGGCGCCGGCGGGGCCGAGCGCTATGCCAAGCGCCCCAATCCGCCGGCCTACCTACGCGTCGCGGTCGATGACGTGTTCAGCTTCACGCTGGTGGAACTGTCGGCGACGCGTTTTGAGCTTAAGCAGATCAATGAATCCGATGCGGTCATCGATACTTACGCTATTGAGAAAACGGGAACTTCTATGGCCGGCAAGGCTCAATCCGACTGA
- a CDS encoding Peptidase family S41: MTRAATLRVAFYTVLCAVAGCAAPRPAERELSRDAKWQADVDCLAHELPRLHKNAFFKCSRESFDSAAAKLRADVPRLADHQIVVGMMRLIALIGDGHTQAQNFAQVGGFRTLPIVAEWLHDGYYVTRTLRRFEAILGAKLVRIGELPVDEAARRLAETFPAENEMQIRRRVPLAMRNPELLHACGLSAGLDRVAFTTADANGKEAIIELSPIASDREWRWVFAAERVPLAEQRAEPYWHQAIVTPSHGPAMYLAYNTCSGFGEFRTLCDAMFTGIPTGDGPDAKKWRLIIDLRRNGGGNSMVIDAMYPHLLWRPALREPGHLLVLIGRGTFSSAMMNAIQLRQRYGAVLIGEPTGGSPNAYGEIKPLTLPHSKLVVMYSTNYFSLVDGDVQTVTPDVLVEPTIADVLAGKDPVLDAALQFVQARPGAETANN, translated from the coding sequence ATGACCCGCGCCGCTACGCTTCGCGTCGCCTTTTACACAGTGCTGTGCGCCGTCGCCGGTTGTGCCGCACCGCGCCCGGCCGAGCGCGAGCTCTCGCGCGATGCGAAATGGCAGGCGGACGTCGATTGCCTCGCCCACGAACTGCCTCGCCTGCACAAGAACGCCTTCTTCAAGTGCTCGCGCGAGTCGTTCGATTCCGCGGCGGCGAAACTGCGCGCGGACGTGCCGCGCCTCGCGGACCATCAAATCGTCGTCGGCATGATGCGGCTCATCGCGCTGATCGGCGACGGCCACACGCAGGCCCAGAACTTCGCGCAAGTCGGCGGGTTCCGCACGCTGCCGATTGTCGCTGAATGGCTTCACGACGGGTATTACGTGACGCGAACGCTCCGACGATTCGAGGCAATCCTCGGCGCAAAACTTGTTCGAATCGGCGAGTTGCCGGTGGACGAGGCCGCGCGACGCCTCGCAGAGACGTTCCCCGCCGAGAATGAGATGCAGATACGGCGGCGCGTCCCGCTTGCGATGCGAAATCCGGAGCTCCTGCACGCCTGTGGATTGAGTGCCGGCCTGGACCGCGTCGCCTTTACCACCGCTGACGCGAACGGAAAAGAGGCGATTATAGAACTTTCGCCGATTGCATCGGACCGCGAGTGGCGCTGGGTGTTCGCGGCGGAGCGCGTGCCGCTCGCCGAGCAGCGGGCCGAACCTTATTGGCATCAGGCAATCGTGACACCGTCGCACGGCCCGGCGATGTACCTCGCGTACAACACCTGCTCCGGGTTCGGCGAGTTCCGCACCCTTTGCGACGCGATGTTTACGGGAATCCCGACTGGAGATGGGCCGGACGCAAAAAAATGGCGGCTGATCATCGACCTGCGCCGCAACGGCGGCGGCAACTCCATGGTCATCGACGCGATGTACCCACACCTGCTCTGGCGGCCGGCCCTGCGCGAGCCGGGCCACCTGCTCGTGCTGATCGGCCGCGGCACGTTTTCCTCGGCGATGATGAACGCGATCCAGCTTCGCCAGCGGTACGGTGCCGTGCTGATCGGCGAACCGACCGGCGGGAGCCCGAATGCTTACGGCGAGATCAAGCCTCTGACGCTGCCGCACTCGAAGCTGGTTGTGATGTATTCGACGAATTACTTTTCACTGGTGGACGGAGACGTGCAGACCGTCACGCCGGACGTGCTGGTCGAGCCGACGATCGCCGATGTCCTCGCGGGGAAGGATCCGGTGCTTGACGCCGCGCTTCAATTCGTCCAAGCGCGCCCTGGTGCGGAAACCGCGAACAATTGA